The genomic interval CTTTTTTTGAAGAAATAGAAAATCTTTTGAATAAAAACAAAGATAAGACGATTATTCTTGCCATGCACCATCCTTTAATAACTAATGGCAGTCATGGCGGACAGTTTTCGTGGAAAAAACAACTTTTCCCATTGGAGCAAAAAATCCCATTGCCTATTATTGGTTCATTCCTAAATCTAATTCGCAAAACATCAGGCGTTAGTCCGCAAGACATTCAAAACAAGCAATATTCAAAACTCGTAAACCGAATCAAAACTTTGATTCAGGGACAAGATAACATGGTTGTGGTTTCTGGACACGATCACAATTTGCAATACATTGATCACCAAAACATCAAGCAAATTATCAGTGGTGCAGGATCCAAAGAAGAAGCTGCAAAAGCAGTTTACCCCAATGATTTTTCATATGGTCAAAAAGGATTTGCAATTCTTACCGTTTACACGAATGGAAAAACAACTGTTTCTTTTTATGACGAAAGTAAAATACTTTTTAACCAAACTATTCTGAACGTTACATCCAATTCTAATTCTCAATTCCCAACAACGTTTGCTCCAACAACTTCTGCTTCTGTCTATACCAAAGAGCGAACTCAAAAATCAGGAACTTATAATTTTATTTTAGGAAAACATTATAGACCCTATTACAGTATTCCAGTACAAGCTCAAACTGTAAATCTAGATAGTTTATATGGTGGTTTATCACCAAAAAGAGCAGGTGGTGGTCATCAATCCAAATCGCTTCGATTGGTCGATACCAAAGGAAAAGAATATGCCATGCGTGCCTTAAAAAAGAGTGCTTCTCGATTTTTACAGTCCGTTGCCTTTAAGGATCAATTTGTTGAAGATGCTTTTAAAAACACGTATGCTGAAGATTTTTTACTGGATTTCTATACTAGTTCTCATCCTTATATATCCCTTGCCGTAGGACATCTGGCAGACCAAATTAGGGTGAGTCATACCAATCCAAAATTATTTTATGTCCCAAAGCAAAATGGATTGAAGGAATTCAATGCAGACTTTGGTGACGAATTATATTTTATCGAAGAACATGTTTCTGAGGGGCAAAAGGATTTAGCAAGTTTTGATACCCCAGAAGATATTATTAGTACTGAAGAAGTTTTAGAAAAAATTCACAAAGACGAAAAATATAGTATTGATGAAAAGGCTTACATCAAAGCACGATTGTTTGATATGTTTCTTGGCGACTGGGACAGACATCACGACCAATGGCGTTGGGGGGAACATCATGAAGGAGAAAAAATCATCTTCAAACCAATCCCGAGAGATCGTGATCAGGCTTTCACTAAATACGACGGTGCTTTATTGTCTATCCTGATGAATATTCCTGACTTGCGACATATGCAAACTTTCAAGAACGAAATAAAAAATGTGAAATGGTTTAATAGAGAACCTTATCCTCTTGATTTGGCAGTTTTGAAAACGGCTACCACAAACGACTGGATTGCTCAAGCAAAATTTATTCAAGAAAATTTATCTGACAAAGCCATTGAAGAAGCTTTTCTATCTTTACCGAAAGAAGTACAGAACGAAACGATCCAATCCATTCAAGACAAATTAAAGTCACGAAAAAAGCAACTTGTACAATATGCTATTGATTATGCTAAAACCCTAGAAAAAAGAGTTCTGGTTGTGGGTACGAATAAAAAAGACCAATTTATCATCGAGAAAAAATCAGGTGATATTCTTCAAGTTACGGTCAATCGAATTAAAAAAGATGGAATCGAATTGTCCTACACCAAAGAGATTTTTGGTAAAAAAACAAAACATCTGTGGGTTTATGGATTGGATGATGATGATGTTTTTGAAGTGAAAGGCAATGCTAAAACAAGTGTCAAAATTATCTTATTAGGCGGTCTAAACCATGACAATTATACAGTTGAAAACGGAAAAGGAATTCGTATTATTGATTTTAATTCTAAGAACAATAGTTATAGTTTAGATTCCAAAACCTCCAAAAAACTAACTGACGATTACACGGTCAACAATTACAATTATTCGTTACCTAAATACAATGCCTTTTCGGGCTTGCCTATTATTGGCTTCAACCCTGATGATGGGGTAAAACTTGGGATTATTGCAAATTACACAGTTAATAATTTCAAGCAAAATCCGTATTCGAGCAAACATATCCTAAAAGCCAATTACTATTTTGCCACTAGTGGTTTTGAATTGCTTTACACCTTTAGAGCGCCAAAAATAACGAATAACTGGGATTTCAATCTCGAAACTCGTTTTACCAGTCCTAATTTTTCAATTAACTTTTTTGGTTATGGAAACCAAACTATCAATACGGACGAACTTTATGGAATGAATAACAATAGGGTAAAAATCAGTATTTTTAAGATCGCACCACAATTTGAAAAATCAGGAAGAAATGGTAGCAGTTTACAATTACAGCCAACATTTGAAAACATAGAAGTTGAAAAAACAACGGGACGTTTTATTGCAACTCCTTCCATTGTAGATCCGATTATTTTTGACAACCAACAATTTGCAGGTTTGACGGTAGGATATCATTTTGAGAATTATAATAACCCTTCCTTACCTACACTCGGAATGGGGTTTTCATTAATCGGGAGTTGGAAAACAAATCTAAATGAAACTCGTAAAAACTTTCCAACTATTGAATCGAAGCTAAATTTTAATCATAAAATTGATGCTGAAGGTAAATGGGTTCTTGCATCACTAGTGAAAGCCAAAGCTATTTTGAATAACAATTATGAGTTTTATCAAGGAGCTGTTTTGGGTGGCGATGCGAGTTTAAGAGGTTTTAGAAATGAACGTTTTTTGGGTAAAAGTTCGTTTTATCAAAGTAGTGATTTACGATTCAGCATTGGTAAGATCAAAGAAAGTATTATTCCTATGACTTATGGTATTCTGGGTGGTTTTGATTATGGTCGTGTTTGGCTCGATGGTGAAAACAGTTCCAAATGGCATCAAGCTGTTGGAGGCGGTTTGTGGTTGAACGGTATTAATACGCTTACTGCAAGGCTAACTTATTTTAAAAGCAAAGCAGAAGAAGCTCGAATTAGTTTTGGTTTGGGTTTTGGATTTTAAACTCATAGAGTTTACCGCCTGATTTTTTCACTTTTTCATCGGCGATAAATAGGGTCGTATTATCTTTGAAACAAACACCTTCTTTCTGTGAAAAATGCTCCAAGTCAATTTCCGTCCTTTTTCCGGAAAGGAAATCATCGGCTTTGAAATTTTCGAAAAGGATAATTTTACTGTGTGTCAGAATGGCTAACTTCTTTTGGTCAGGGCTTAATGCTACGCTGGTTATGGCATAATTCTCATAGTCTGGGCCGGTTTTGAATTCCCCTATTTTTTTGGCTGGATGGTTCCCGGGTGCATTGGGTACTTTGTAAATAAAAGCGGTTCCGTTAAAATTGGAAGAACGGTTTTTGGTAAACAAGTAAAAATTATTTTGAAAAGCAATAAAACCTTCTACATCAAAATACCTGCTTTTCTTTTTGGATGGAAAATCTTTTTGCTCTGGGTATGCAAACTGAATAATGGATGTAGGTTTAGTTTCGGAACTTGAAAGTTTGTTTTTATCAATTTTGTAAATGGCTAAATCTTTTCGATCATTATCATTATTACCAAAATCCCCTATGTACAAATTGCCATGGATATCTTTGGTGATGTCTTCCCAATCGTTGTTTTCGACTTGGTTAATTTTAATGGTATTTTGAATTTTACCTTTAGAATCCAGAAGATAGATTTCATTTTTATTGCCACTATCTTCGATACATGCTATTAGCTTTGAATCTTGTACTGTGATAATTCCTGAAACTTCTTTTAAGGATTTTGGGAAAGAAAACAATTCGACTAGATTACTTGACTTTTGCTGGCAAGCCAAAACAAAAAATATAACTATGATATTAAAATACTTTTTCATTTTTCTTTTTTTTGATTCTAATACAAATTGAGCTGGGTTTTATTTCTAGTCGCAAAGACTCTAAGCCACTAAGTTATAATTAGATTTTGTGGGTAATTAAAACTTTCTGTTTTTCATCTCATACAATTCCGTAGTGTTTTTTTTTGAGGAATTGCCTAGTCTGCTATTTGAGTCTTGTCGTGATTTTGTGTGAGGGATAGTCCCGAAGTTTCGGGAGAAAAGCCCACAAACAAGTGTAGCGATAGCGGAACCAGCTAAGGACTTCAATGTCCCGACCCTTCAGGATTTCAGCGGGGTGCGCTCAAAAAAGAAGCATTGCTATTTAAATACTAAAAGCCTGATTTGAAAATATTGGCATTTTTATAATTTCTAGAAACAAAACCGAAAGCAGCTTCTAAAACTTTTCCCATTGAAGTTGCTTTTTTGAAATTCAAATCATGGGTATAACGGTATAATTCTAGTTTTAACTTTTTGACATGTTCTGGTGGTGCAATTGTGTCTCTGCGCATAATTTGCAACAATTTACTCACTCGTTTAGCGGCAGAATGTAACCTTTTGGCTAATGCAGCTCGCTCTTCATTTTTATATTGTTCTATAGATGATTCTTGCAATTTATTTTTGACTAATTGAACCATTGGTCCATTTTCTTTAAAAAACTGGGGTCTATAAATTTTAAAATTCCCTTCATAACATTGCTGATCAAAATCGATTGGTCTAATTCTATACACTACTTGATCAAAATCGTGAATGGGTAGTACTACATAGTTATAGGCTCTCATATCTCCCAAAAGTCGAATCATGCAACGTTCATTGAATTTCACAAACTCTTTTGCAATTTGAGATTTCTCAGTTTCGGTACAGTTTTTCAATAAGGTCTCCATGAAAACATCGCCTGGAATTCCAATAATATGTTCTTCAATTAAGGTGTCTTTATAAACCAGAAAATTAATCTTATCTGGAGAAAGAATATCTTCTAATTCTAAACCATAGATTCTAGAAGCATCTGCTTTTTTGATATAAAAATGTACATAATTATCATTGAGAATGTTTCTTACTTTGATACGGAAAGGCTTTGAGTTTCCAAACGTACAATAATCAATAGCATCAATATTCAAAAACTTAACAATCTCTACATTTCCGTCTGAGTGAAGGAGTGTATATATTTTCTTTAAATTTAAATCAATTTCGTTTCTTTCAAATTCATTGTAATAGACACGTGCCCATAAAGTATCTTGATCATTTTTGTCAAATACACATATAGATCCTGAAAAACGCAGTAAATCATCATAACAGATGGAAACACTAGAGATACGATCAAACCGTTCTAAATATCCGAACAAAGCATCATTAATAGGGTAAGTAGGTTTTTTAAATAAAACAGAAGAATCACTCATAGTTTTGGTGGCTTTAATGCAAATTTACATCAAATTATTATCTATAAGTTACTCTTTAATTCTAAAAAAAACTAAATAAGTATTATTTTTAACAAACTAACAAAATTTTAACTAATTATATTGTGTTTTGTTATTATTTTTAGCAAATGAAAAACACTTTATTGGCATTATTTATATTAATCACATTTAACGGTTTTGCACAATTTAGTAGGACTCATTACATACCACCTATTGCTTGTAGTAATGGTATGGCAAATGATCATTATTTTTATATATCGACACCCAGTACAACCAATGTAAATTTCAAAATAATAGAAATTGGTGGCAATATAGTAAATGGAGTAGTAAGCAATACAGCGCCTTATGTTTACTACATAGGAACAGGAACTTCTACTCAATTAGTGACACTTAAAACTACTATTGGAAAATTATCCAACAAAGGCTATATCATTGAAGCTGAAGATCAAGTCTATGTGAGTATGAGAATTAATTCGGCTCAAAACACCAACGGAACTTTCAATCATGCAGGAGGGATTGTCTCCAAAGGAAATAGTGCCTTAGGAACAACCTTTAGATTAGGAGCTATGCTTAATCCTGTTAATACAGATGGCTCATTACTGAATTTCGGTTCCATTTTGGCTACTGAAAATAATACTACTGCTACAATTTCTAATATTCCGGTGGGAACTATACTTACTGACGGAACGATCATAAACGGTCCCATTGTTGTTACTTTAAATAAAAATGAAAGCTATGTTTTATCTCTAGAAAATAGTACGAGCACTATATCAAACAGTTCAAAAATGATTGGGGCATTAGTACAAACAGACAAACCAGTTGCTGTAAATTCAGGTTCTT from Flavobacterium ovatum carries:
- a CDS encoding metallophosphoesterase; this translates as MKLFLEKRLILVFISVLLYACATKKEQYGSNVNDSNLSNEKDSSKIAHTFYLIGDAGNISEENPKSILFALSEKLKTADKNSTLLFLGDNVYPKGIPSKKSAPSYRSAEQKLLNQLEITKNFKGQTIFIPGNHDWYSGIKGLKEQEDLVQAYLKDKKAFSPRKGCAIDDVKINDKVLLITIDSQWYLEDWNKTPTINEDCDIKTRDAFFEEIENLLNKNKDKTIILAMHHPLITNGSHGGQFSWKKQLFPLEQKIPLPIIGSFLNLIRKTSGVSPQDIQNKQYSKLVNRIKTLIQGQDNMVVVSGHDHNLQYIDHQNIKQIISGAGSKEEAAKAVYPNDFSYGQKGFAILTVYTNGKTTVSFYDESKILFNQTILNVTSNSNSQFPTTFAPTTSASVYTKERTQKSGTYNFILGKHYRPYYSIPVQAQTVNLDSLYGGLSPKRAGGGHQSKSLRLVDTKGKEYAMRALKKSASRFLQSVAFKDQFVEDAFKNTYAEDFLLDFYTSSHPYISLAVGHLADQIRVSHTNPKLFYVPKQNGLKEFNADFGDELYFIEEHVSEGQKDLASFDTPEDIISTEEVLEKIHKDEKYSIDEKAYIKARLFDMFLGDWDRHHDQWRWGEHHEGEKIIFKPIPRDRDQAFTKYDGALLSILMNIPDLRHMQTFKNEIKNVKWFNREPYPLDLAVLKTATTNDWIAQAKFIQENLSDKAIEEAFLSLPKEVQNETIQSIQDKLKSRKKQLVQYAIDYAKTLEKRVLVVGTNKKDQFIIEKKSGDILQVTVNRIKKDGIELSYTKEIFGKKTKHLWVYGLDDDDVFEVKGNAKTSVKIILLGGLNHDNYTVENGKGIRIIDFNSKNNSYSLDSKTSKKLTDDYTVNNYNYSLPKYNAFSGLPIIGFNPDDGVKLGIIANYTVNNFKQNPYSSKHILKANYYFATSGFELLYTFRAPKITNNWDFNLETRFTSPNFSINFFGYGNQTINTDELYGMNNNRVKISIFKIAPQFEKSGRNGSSLQLQPTFENIEVEKTTGRFIATPSIVDPIIFDNQQFAGLTVGYHFENYNNPSLPTLGMGFSLIGSWKTNLNETRKNFPTIESKLNFNHKIDAEGKWVLASLVKAKAILNNNYEFYQGAVLGGDASLRGFRNERFLGKSSFYQSSDLRFSIGKIKESIIPMTYGILGGFDYGRVWLDGENSSKWHQAVGGGLWLNGINTLTARLTYFKSKAEEARISFGLGFGF